AACTTCCCAACGGACACGTCCAAGCTCCGGATCGAGAAGACCGCCATCAGCCGCATCTCCCCCGAAACCTTCCACTACCTCAGCAGTCTGGAGTTCCTCTGGATGTCCTTCAACTCTCTCTCCAAGCTGCACTCGGACAGTTTCCGCGGCCTCTATGCGCTGGACGAGCTGCGGCTAGACGGCAACTTCATCACCTCCTTTCCGTGGGACTGCCTGACGGACATGCCCAACCTGAGGCTCCTGGATTTGCACAACAATAAAATCACAAGTATTCCAGCTGAAGCCACGATCTACATCAGAAACCTGACTTACCTGGATCTGTCCAGCAACAGCCTGACCACGGTGCCCGCAGAGGTGCTGACAATGTGGTTCTCTCCGAAGCTGACACAGGACACTGAAAACTCCAAGATGATTCTGGGtaagatttattatttttctgtaaaatatgtGAATCTGAGTTTCTGAATGATGCAAATTTTATATCTCattcaaaataacagaaaaaaatgagtttattttttttacttgtggTAGGTCGagtgaaataaatacattatctATAGCAAAATCTCATCATAGTGCAGCAATAACTTTTGAATGTCAGTATGAACATCAGGGTTTGACCCCAATAAacccccttaaatggccaaagcTGTATGACACAAAtatataacctaagaatagctcaaccagtttgcactgaagtctctgtTCATACTGactaataagccttagtacGTCATACGCCTGGGATTTCAAGGTCATAAATGAAAgcaagcatccatccatccatccatccatccatccatccatccatccatccattagtttcatagtaattactgatCAAGAGTGTAAACCATCACTAATCTAAAATTATCATCATTACATGAGTTATCATCATCAGTTAATCCCATTTGGCCGCTCAAATTCAAAGCCCGTTGGATTATTTTTCAGGTATTGATCtgaagttttatttttcagtactaTACTATGCTACTATCaatcattcagtaacttctATGTACAATAAACACATGTAGTTAGAAATGGCCAAAAGTTCCTCAAAGAATAAGaccatacattttttttcctccaggtCTCCACGACAACCCATGGCAATGTGACTGCCGTCTGTTTGACCTGGTGCAATTCCAGAAGTCTCCGTCCTCGTCTGTGGCATTTATTGACACACGCCTGCGTTGTTCAGAGCCTGAGAGTCTGTCCGGCGTCCTCTTCTCAGACACCGAGCTGAGGAAGTGCCAGTCACCTCGCGTCCACACAGCCGTGGCCAGAGTCCGCAGCTCTGTGGGAAACAATGTGCTGCTCCGCTGCGGAACCATTGGGGTACCCATCCCTGAGCTCTCCTGGTCTCGAGCTGATGGCAAGCCCCTGAACGGGACAGGTAAGTTTGGTAGGCCATTACCACCTCATCTCCTCTCTAGTAACTATGAGAAAAGTCGTAAGTGCACTTTATCTCAGTGGTTCCCACTCCTGCCACTGATCATTTCCATACATATATTCCATGGCTTGCTATTTCTGTGGTGCCTGGAGATTCATTACCCTGCACTGTTTGATCCTTCACTTctgaaagtaattaaaaaataaacctaTTATTGAGCTACAAAAATCCAAACCAAGCTGGGTGGTGTTGAAAAAAGGCCTGCTATAAAATGTGAACCCAAATTGTACTAAATAACAAATGACTGcagtttcattttacagtaaacaaTGTCTACTCTTTTAATTTTCAGTCCAGCAAGAAGTTTCAAAGGAGGGCATCATCTGGTCTGTCCTCAGCGTGCCTGCTGTGTCCTACCATGATTCAGGCAAATATGTCTGCAAGGCCACAAACTTTGTAGGAAGTGCTGATGCCATAATCTCCCTTGTTATCTCTGACACATGGCGCATCGACGAGGCCGTGGTAAAGAAGACCCGTGGCAAGAAGACTGGTGGTTTCGGAAGAGCGGCGTACCAGGAGAAGCTAATTGCTCGCTACGTTCCTCCCACCACCAGCTCAGCGGCTGTCCCAA
This portion of the Pygocentrus nattereri isolate fPygNat1 chromosome 13, fPygNat1.pri, whole genome shotgun sequence genome encodes:
- the lrit1b gene encoding leucine-rich repeat, immunoglobulin-like domain and transmembrane domain-containing protein 1b; amino-acid sequence: MLGRVGFCLVFCCLPLLCSACPAQCSCFYHKLSDGSKARSVLCNDPELTLVPTNFPTDTSKLRIEKTAISRISPETFHYLSSLEFLWMSFNSLSKLHSDSFRGLYALDELRLDGNFITSFPWDCLTDMPNLRLLDLHNNKITSIPAEATIYIRNLTYLDLSSNSLTTVPAEVLTMWFSPKLTQDTENSKMILGLHDNPWQCDCRLFDLVQFQKSPSSSVAFIDTRLRCSEPESLSGVLFSDTELRKCQSPRVHTAVARVRSSVGNNVLLRCGTIGVPIPELSWSRADGKPLNGTVQQEVSKEGIIWSVLSVPAVSYHDSGKYVCKATNFVGSADAIISLVISDTWRIDEAVVKKTRGKKTGGFGRAAYQEKLIARYVPPTTSSAAVPIIEPLNRPKSTASFEIESYSISDGISAVKMTVPPETGTGTDGHSIEVEKEVLSNLAGNASSLQQGPEKRVVRSVKVIGDTDHTVSLNWRAPAATNTTSFSVLYAVFGERDMRRINVGPGKNRVTIDGLVPKTKYIACVCVKGLIPKKEQCVIFSTDEAASASGTQKLINVVVITVACVIAVPLTLIVCCGALKRRLQKLLGRKSKDIQDSYVTFETLSPGTKAKGLEGEYLTRLNQDESNRLLSARSSVDSEATARTEGQPNEYFC